Proteins encoded together in one Gigantopelta aegis isolate Gae_Host chromosome 8, Gae_host_genome, whole genome shotgun sequence window:
- the LOC121378255 gene encoding N-alpha-acetyltransferase 60-like, giving the protein MSKAHSLCMQQEIQLRFLGPDDVDEVKKLCAEWFPIEYPESWYNDITSSPRFYSLAATYHSRIIGLIVAEIKSKAKLMKEDSDILASYYPATVQVAYILSLGVVGDFRRNGIASLLLDSLLSHLSTKERSNCKAAYLHVLSTNIVALKFYERRNFTAHSFLPYYYSIQGKPRDGYSYVLYINGGQPPWSVFDYISHCGSAITKLQPCAFPRHIYTAVQNFIHRLLNPSKQPTSLSHTS; this is encoded by the exons ATGAGCAAGGCGCATTCTCTTTGCATGCAGCAAGAAATTCAGCTGCGCTTTCTCGGTCCAGATGATGTGGATGAGGTCAAGAAATTGTGTGCAGAATGGTTTCCCATAGA GTACCCCGAGTCTTGGTACAATGACATTACATCCTCTCCGCGGTTCTATTCACTCGCAGCTACGTATCATTCCAGAATTATTGGACTCATTGTCGCAGAGATTAAATCCAAGGCTAAACTTATGAAAGAG GATTCTGATATTTTGGCATCGTATTACCCGGCCACTGTCCAAGTGGCCTACATTCTGAGTCTGGGAGTGGTGGGAGACTTCAGGAGGAATGGAATTG CATCCCTTCTCCTGGATAGTTTGCTGTCCCACCTGTCGACCAAAGAGAGATCCAACTGTAAGGCTGCGTACCTCCATGTCCTGTCGACCAACATCGTGGCCCTCAAGTTTTACGAGCGTCGCAACTTCACGGCTCACAGCTTCCTCCCGTATTACTACTCAATCCAGGGCAAACCACGGGACGGGTACTCGTACGTGCTGTACATAAACGGAGGACAGCCACCGTGGTCTGTGTT CGACTACATCAGCCACTGTGGGAGTGCTATCACCAAGCTGCAGCCATGTGCGTTTCCTCGTCACATCTACACCGCAGTTCAGAATTTTATACATAGACTACTAAACCCGTCAAAACAACCAACATCCCTGAGCCACACCAGCTGA
- the LOC121380248 gene encoding ribosomal RNA-processing protein 7 homolog A-like, translating to MSVSGTHGNVVENGFTVVPLKVKQDDQVAHHLFLKQHRAKESDGSKPQNKTLFVVNVPPYCTKDCLKNMFSKCGQVSRVYLHDRPTSGAPPKNLSKYFSKTKEPQGFKVAYVVFKHPEAVSKATEWSFDKPFVLETDSAPLLTGLAKWTQVYEMSVVDVNEMQVEIDSFMVQFDATMEEDKQKAKETEGVPDEEGWMTVNRHSNKVARRTETNDKRLKANERKKKKETELLNFYRFQVRETKQKQIVTLRQKFEEDKQRIALMKASRKFRPY from the exons ATGTCGGTTTCCGGTACACATGGGAATGTTGTTGAAAATGGTTTTACTG TTGTTCCACTGAAGGTGAAGCAAGATGACCAGGTAGCACATcatctgtttttaaaacaacacagAGCGAAAGAATCGGATGGGTCCAAACCACAGAACAAAACTCTCTTTGTTGTCAATGTACCCCCATATTGTACAAAG gACTGTCTAAAAAACATGTTCTCAAAGTGTGGACAAGTCAGTCGTGTATATCTTCATGACAGACCCACATCAGGAGCTCCCCCGAAAAACCTCTCCAAGTATTTCTCCAAAACCAAAGAACCACAG ggCTTTAAGGTGGCGTATGTCGTGTTCAAACATCCTGAAGCCGTTTCCAAGGCAACAGAATGGTCTTTTGACAAGCCTTTTGTTCTTGAGACTGATTCAGCACCGTTGCTGACTGGACTGGCAA AATGGACTCAGGTGTACGAGATGAGTGTTGTTGATGTAAATGAGATGCAGGTGGAAATAGACTCCTTCATGGTGCAGTTTGATGCAACAATGGAAGAG GACAAACAAAAAGCCAAGGAGACTGAAGGAGTCCCTGATGAAGAGGGCTGGATGACTGTCAATCGCCATAGTAACAAGGTGGCCCGAAGAACAGAGACAAACGACAAAAGGTTGAAAGcaaacgaaagaaagaagaaaaaagaaacg GAGCTTCTGAATTTCTACAGGTTTCAAGTtcgagaaacaaaacaaaaac aaattGTTACCCTTCGACAAAAGTTTGAAGAAGACAAGCAAAGAATTGCTTTGATGAAAGCTTCACGAAAATTCCGTCCATATTGA